From Selenomonas ruminantium AC2024, a single genomic window includes:
- a CDS encoding SufB/SufD family protein, producing the protein MLNEEIFSAIPMRTWRWLKVNEVPVPAGLSENVQTEEILVEAGESKSIVLDRREGGALEVQAHIADGGELNLIYAQLVDENEASTSRIKVYMGKGARFNYTTVEAGAKHTAAELTVDMAGDDSFADVWGLYFGDGGRKIDLNYIIRQQGKRTDANMQLRGALLGGAEKTFRGTLDFLEGSKGSVGREDEEVMVLSDHVQNRSVPIMLSHEDDVDGHHAVSIGKMDEEKLFYLMSRGLDLAEAQKLVVEANFQPVLDRIDNEELKAEIDAYLQRRLSNG; encoded by the coding sequence ATGTTAAATGAAGAAATTTTTTCCGCCATTCCCATGCGTACCTGGCGGTGGCTGAAGGTCAATGAAGTTCCCGTTCCGGCAGGACTTAGCGAAAATGTTCAGACGGAAGAGATTCTCGTGGAAGCCGGCGAAAGCAAGAGCATTGTGCTCGACAGACGCGAGGGCGGCGCATTGGAAGTACAGGCCCATATCGCTGATGGCGGGGAACTGAATTTGATTTATGCCCAGCTGGTGGACGAGAACGAAGCCTCCACGAGCCGCATTAAAGTCTATATGGGCAAGGGCGCCAGGTTTAACTATACGACGGTGGAAGCTGGTGCCAAACATACGGCGGCAGAACTTACTGTGGACATGGCCGGTGACGACAGCTTTGCCGATGTCTGGGGCCTGTACTTCGGTGACGGCGGGCGCAAGATTGACCTCAACTACATCATCCGTCAGCAGGGCAAGCGCACGGATGCCAATATGCAGTTGCGCGGTGCGTTGCTGGGGGGTGCGGAAAAGACCTTCCGTGGCACGCTGGATTTCCTCGAAGGTTCTAAAGGCTCTGTGGGCCGTGAGGACGAGGAAGTTATGGTTCTATCAGACCATGTACAGAACCGCAGCGTGCCCATCATGCTGTCCCATGAAGACGATGTGGACGGCCATCATGCGGTAAGTATCGGCAAGATGGACGAAGAAAAGCTCTTTTACCTGATGAGCCGTGGCCTCGATTTGGCCGAAGCACAGAAACTCGTGGTGGAAGCAAACTTCCAGCCGGTGCTTGACCGCATTGATAACGAGGAATTAAAGGCAGAAATTGACGCTTACCTGCAAAGGAGGCTTTCTAATGGCTGA
- the sufB gene encoding Fe-S cluster assembly protein SufB, translated as MAEKKKTYVEDIERTLYDIKNEDHSVYKSHSGLTPEIVRDISKRKHDPEWMTEFRLKSLEVYNSLELPTWGPSLEELHMDDIVTYVQPDAKMTGSWDEVPEDIKDTFDRLGIPEAEKTSLGGVGAQYDSEVVYHSIQEDMVKQGVIYTDMETALVEHGDIVKEYFMTLVPPKDHKFAALHGAVWSGGSFVYVPEGVHVEMPLQSYFRLNAAGAGQFEHTLIIVEKNASLHFIEGCSAPKHNVTNLHAGCVELFVKEGARLRYSTIENWSRNMMNLNTKRALVEKDGIIEWVSGSFGSHISCLYPCSVLHGENARCEFTGVTFASKGQNLDTGASVIHAAPHTSANINTRTISKAGGKATYRSAVKVTKNAPYAKCSVNCESLMLDNFSRSDTLPVMDIEGDEADIGHEAKIGRISDEAIFYLTSRGIDEEEARAMIVRGFVEPIAKELPLEYALEMNNLVNIELEGTMG; from the coding sequence ATGGCTGAGAAGAAGAAAACCTATGTAGAGGATATCGAGCGCACCCTCTACGACATCAAAAACGAAGACCATTCGGTCTACAAATCCCATAGCGGCCTGACGCCGGAAATCGTGCGGGATATCTCCAAGCGCAAGCATGACCCGGAATGGATGACTGAGTTCCGCTTAAAATCCCTCGAAGTTTATAATTCGCTGGAACTGCCCACCTGGGGCCCGTCCCTCGAAGAACTCCATATGGACGATATCGTGACCTATGTGCAGCCCGATGCCAAGATGACCGGCAGCTGGGACGAAGTGCCGGAGGATATCAAGGATACGTTCGACCGGCTCGGCATTCCCGAAGCGGAAAAGACTTCTCTGGGCGGCGTTGGTGCCCAGTATGACTCGGAAGTGGTTTACCACTCCATTCAGGAAGACATGGTCAAGCAGGGCGTCATCTACACCGATATGGAAACGGCGCTTGTGGAGCATGGGGATATCGTCAAGGAATACTTCATGACCCTCGTGCCGCCCAAAGACCATAAATTTGCGGCCCTGCATGGCGCTGTTTGGTCTGGCGGCTCCTTCGTCTATGTGCCGGAGGGCGTCCATGTGGAAATGCCCCTGCAGAGTTATTTCCGTTTGAATGCTGCCGGCGCCGGCCAGTTTGAGCATACACTCATCATTGTAGAGAAAAATGCCAGCCTGCACTTTATCGAAGGCTGCTCGGCACCGAAACATAACGTGACCAACCTCCATGCCGGCTGTGTGGAACTTTTCGTCAAGGAAGGCGCACGCCTGCGCTATTCCACGATTGAAAACTGGTCGCGCAATATGATGAACCTCAACACCAAGCGGGCTTTGGTGGAAAAGGACGGCATTATCGAATGGGTGTCCGGTTCCTTTGGTTCCCATATTTCCTGCCTCTACCCCTGCAGTGTGCTGCACGGGGAAAATGCCCGCTGTGAGTTTACGGGTGTGACCTTTGCTTCCAAGGGGCAGAACCTCGACACGGGCGCCAGCGTCATCCATGCGGCACCGCATACTTCGGCGAACATCAACACCCGCACGATTTCCAAGGCGGGCGGCAAGGCCACCTACCGCAGTGCGGTAAAGGTGACGAAGAACGCGCCGTATGCCAAGTGCTCGGTCAACTGCGAATCCCTGATGCTCGATAATTTCTCCCGCAGCGATACATTGCCGGTTATGGATATTGAAGGGGACGAAGCGGATATTGGGCATGAAGCCAAGATTGGCCGCATCAGTGATGAAGCCATCTTCTATCTGACCAGCCGCGGCATTGACGAAGAAGAAGCCCGCGCCATGATTGTACGTGGCTTTGTGGAGCCGATTGCCAAGGAACTGCCGCTCGAATATGCACTCGAAATGAACAATCTCGTCAACATCGAGCTTGAAGGTACTATGGGTTAA